From the genome of Neomonachus schauinslandi chromosome 5, ASM220157v2, whole genome shotgun sequence, one region includes:
- the ITGB7 gene encoding integrin beta-7 isoform X2, whose translation MVALSMVLVFLLVLSRGESELDAKISSPEKATEWRDPEPPLQGSCQPASSCRECILSHPSCAWCKQLNFTASGLAEERRCGRRQELLARGCPPGELEEPRGRLEVLQDQPLGPGTRGEGATQLAPQRLRVTLRPGEPQRLRVSFLRAEGYPVDLYYLMDLSYSMKDDLERVRQLGHALLLRLQEVTHSVRIGFGSFVDKTVLPFVSTVPSKLRHPCPTRLERCQPPFSFHHVLSLTGDAEAFEREVGRQSVSGNLDSPEGGFDAILQAALCQERIGWRNVSRLLVFTSDDTFHTAGDGKLGGIFMPSDGHCHLDSNGLYSRSPEFDYPSVGQVAQALSAANIQPIFAVTSATLPVYQELSKLIPKSAVGELSEDSSNVVQLIMDAYNSLSSTVTLEHSPLPPGVHISYESQCGDPEKRESEAGDQGQCNHVRTNQTVNFLVTLQATRCFSEPHFLKLRALGFSEELIVELHMLCDCNCGDTQPQAPHCSDGQGLLQCGVCSCAPGRLGRLCECSEAELSSPDLESGCRAPNGTGPLCSGKGRCHCGRCSCSGQSSGRLCECDDASCERHEGVLCGGTCRLWEKSGGAEWLPWVFRLWELHGPKGRYRGFLCRSCRCLAHLGGNWMHRSRPALGSPWWHVMPVCEEYGCQPVRGSAPGFGRCRCGLCHCYANHTGRACECSGDTDRCISPDGNLCSGHGRCKCNRCQCSDGHFGALCEQCPGCETSCERYRDCAECGAFGTGPLALNCSRACASANVTLTLAPILDDGWCKERTLDNQLFFFLVEEEAEDKVVLRVRPQERVDHTQAIVLGCMGGIVAVGLGIVLAYRLSVEIYDRREYRRFEKERQQLNWKQDSNPLYRSAITTTVNPHFQEARSPLL comes from the exons AACTTCACCGCGTCGGGGCTGGCCGAGGAGCGGCGCTGCGGCCGGCGACAGGAGCTGCTGGCCCGCGGCTGCCCCCCGGGGGAGCTGGAGGAGCCCCGCGGCCGGCTGGAGGTGCTGCAGGACCAGCCGCTGGGCCCGGGCACCCGCGGCGAGGGGGCCACGCAGCTGGCGCCGCAGCGGCTCCGGGTCACGCTGCGGCCCG GGGAGCCGCAGCGGCTCCGCGTGAGCTTCCTGCGGGCCGAGGGGTACCCGGTCGACCTGTACTACCTCATGGACCTGAGCTACTCCATGAAGGACGACCTGGAGCGCGTGCGCCAGCTCGGGCACGCCCTGCTGCTGCGGCTGCAGGAGGTCACGCACTCGGTGCGCATCG GCTTTGGCTCCTTCGTGGACAAAACGGTGCTGCCCTTCGTGAGCACGGTGCCCTCCAAACTTcgccacccctgccccacccggCTGGAGCGCTGCCAGCCCCCCTTCAGCTTTCACCATGTGCTGTCCCTGACCGGGGATGCGGAGGCCTTCGAGCGGGAGGTGGGGCGCCAGAGCGTGTCTGGCAACCTGGACTCCCCCGAAGGTGGCTTCGATGCCATTCTGCAGGCTGCACTCTGCCAG GAGCGGATTGGCTGGAGAAATGTGTCCCGGCTGCTGGTGTTCACTTCAGATGACACATTCCACACGGCTGGGGATGGGAAGTTGGGTGGCATTTTCATGCCCAGCGACGGGCACTGCCACTTGGACAGCAATGGCCTCTATAGTCGCAGCCCAGAGTTT GACTACCCGTCTGTGGGTCAGGTAGCCCAGGCCCTGTCTGCGGCAAACATCCAGCCCATCTTTGCTGTCACCAGTGCCACGCTGCCTGTCTACCAG GAGCTGAGTAAGCTGATTCCTAAGTCTGCAGTGGGGGAGTTGAGCGAGGATTCCAGCAACGTGGTGCAGCTCATCATGGATGCTTATAAT AGCCTGTCATCCACGGTGACCCTCGAAcactctccactccctccgggggTCCACATCTCATATGAATCTCAGTGTGGGGATCCTgagaagagggagagtgaggcTGGGGACCAGGGGCAGTGCAACCACGTCCGAACCAACCAGACG GTGAATTTTTTGGTTACTCTCCAAGCTACCCGCTGCTTCTCAGAGCCCCATTTTCTGAAGCTGCGAGCCCTTGGCTTCTCAGAAGAGCTGATTGTGGAGTTGCACATGCTGTGTGATTGTAACTGCGGGGACAcccagccccaggctccccactgcagTGATGGCCAGGGGCTCCTACAATGCGGGGTATGCAG CTGTGCCCCCGGCCGCCTGGGTCGACTCTGTGAATGCTCTGAGGCTGAGCTGTCCTCCCCGGATCTGGAATCTGGGTGCCGGGCCCCCAACGGGACGGGGCCCTTGTGCAGCGGGAAGGGACGGTGTCATTGTGGACGCTGCAGCTGCAGTGGACAGAGCTCCGGGCGTCTGTGCGAGTGTGACGACGCTAGCTGTGAGCGCCACGAGGGCGTCCTCTGTGGAGGTACCTGCAGACTTTGGGAGAAGAGTGGGGGCGCAGAGTGGCTCCCATGGGTATTTAGGCTCTGGGAACTTCATGGCCCTAAGGGCAGGTATCGAGGGTTCTTGTGTAGGAGTTGCAGGTGCCTGGCCCACTTGGGAGGGAACTGGATGCACAGGAGCAGACCAGCTCTAGGCAGCCCGTGGTGGCACGTGATGCCAGTGTGTGAAGAGTATGGGTGTCAGCCTGTGCGTGGCTCTGCCCCAGGCTTTGGCCGCTGCCGATGTGGATTGTGTCACTGTTACGCCAACCACACGGGCAGAGCGTGCGAGTGCAGTGGGGACACGGACCGCTGTATCAGTCCCGACGGCAATCTCTGCAGTGGGCACGGACGCTGCAAGTGCAACCGCTGCCAGTGCTCGGACGGCCACTTCGGCGCCCTCTGTGAGCAGTGCCCAGGCTGCGAGACGTCCTGTGAGAGATACAG GGACTGTGCAGAGTGTGGGGCCTTTGGGACTGGTCCCCTGGCCCTCAACTGCAGCAGGGCTTGTGCCTCTGCCAACGTGACTCTGACTTTGGCCCCTATCCTGGATGATGGCTGGTGCAAAGAGAGGACCCTGGACAACCAGCTGTTCTTCTTCCTGGTGGAGGAGGAAGCCGAAGACAAGGTCGTGCTGAGAGTGAGACCCCAAGAGA GAGTAGATCACACCCAGGCCATCGTGCTGGGCTGCATGGGGGGCATCGTGGCGGTGGGCTTGGGGATAGTCCTGGCTTACCGGCTTTCTGTGGAAATCTACGATCGCCGAGAATACAGGCGCTTTGAGAAGGAGCGGCAGCAGCTCAACTGGAAGCAG gacaGCAATCCTCTCTACAGAAGTGCCATCACGACCACGGTCAACCCCCACTTTCAGGAGGCAAGGAGTCCCCTTCTCTGA
- the ITGB7 gene encoding integrin beta-7 isoform X3 — translation MQPAMVALSMVLVFLLVLSRGESELDAKISSPEKATEWRDPEPPLQGSCQPASSCRECILSHPSCAWCKQLNFTASGLAEERRCGRRQELLARGCPPGELEEPRGRLEVLQDQPLGPGTRGEGATQLAPQRLRVTLRPGEPQRLRVSFLRAEGYPVDLYYLMDLSYSMKDDLERVRQLGHALLLRLQEVTHSVRIGFGSFVDKTVLPFVSTVPSKLRHPCPTRLERCQPPFSFHHVLSLTGDAEAFEREVGRQSVSGNLDSPEGGFDAILQAALCQERIGWRNVSRLLVFTSDDTFHTAGDGKLGGIFMPSDGHCHLDSNGLYSRSPEFDYPSVGQVAQALSAANIQPIFAVTSATLPVYQELSKLIPKSAVGELSEDSSNVVQLIMDAYNSLSSTVTLEHSPLPPGVHISYESQCGDPEKRESEAGDQGQCNHVRTNQTVNFLVTLQATRCFSEPHFLKLRALGFSEELIVELHMLCDCNCGDTQPQAPHCSDGQGLLQCGVCSCAPGRLGRLCECSEAELSSPDLESGCRAPNGTGPLCSGKGRCHCGRCSCSGQSSGRLCECDDASCERHEGVLCGGFGRCRCGLCHCYANHTGRACECSGDTDRCISPDGNLCSGHGRCKCNRCQCSDGHFGALCEQCPGCETSCERYRDCAECGAFGTGPLALNCSRACASANVTLTLAPILDDGWCKERTLDNQLFFFLVEEEAEDKVVLRVRPQERVDHTQAIVLGCMGGIVAVGLGIVLAYRLSVEIYDRREYRRFEKERQQLNWKQDSNPLYRSAITTTVNPHFQEARSPLL, via the exons AACTTCACCGCGTCGGGGCTGGCCGAGGAGCGGCGCTGCGGCCGGCGACAGGAGCTGCTGGCCCGCGGCTGCCCCCCGGGGGAGCTGGAGGAGCCCCGCGGCCGGCTGGAGGTGCTGCAGGACCAGCCGCTGGGCCCGGGCACCCGCGGCGAGGGGGCCACGCAGCTGGCGCCGCAGCGGCTCCGGGTCACGCTGCGGCCCG GGGAGCCGCAGCGGCTCCGCGTGAGCTTCCTGCGGGCCGAGGGGTACCCGGTCGACCTGTACTACCTCATGGACCTGAGCTACTCCATGAAGGACGACCTGGAGCGCGTGCGCCAGCTCGGGCACGCCCTGCTGCTGCGGCTGCAGGAGGTCACGCACTCGGTGCGCATCG GCTTTGGCTCCTTCGTGGACAAAACGGTGCTGCCCTTCGTGAGCACGGTGCCCTCCAAACTTcgccacccctgccccacccggCTGGAGCGCTGCCAGCCCCCCTTCAGCTTTCACCATGTGCTGTCCCTGACCGGGGATGCGGAGGCCTTCGAGCGGGAGGTGGGGCGCCAGAGCGTGTCTGGCAACCTGGACTCCCCCGAAGGTGGCTTCGATGCCATTCTGCAGGCTGCACTCTGCCAG GAGCGGATTGGCTGGAGAAATGTGTCCCGGCTGCTGGTGTTCACTTCAGATGACACATTCCACACGGCTGGGGATGGGAAGTTGGGTGGCATTTTCATGCCCAGCGACGGGCACTGCCACTTGGACAGCAATGGCCTCTATAGTCGCAGCCCAGAGTTT GACTACCCGTCTGTGGGTCAGGTAGCCCAGGCCCTGTCTGCGGCAAACATCCAGCCCATCTTTGCTGTCACCAGTGCCACGCTGCCTGTCTACCAG GAGCTGAGTAAGCTGATTCCTAAGTCTGCAGTGGGGGAGTTGAGCGAGGATTCCAGCAACGTGGTGCAGCTCATCATGGATGCTTATAAT AGCCTGTCATCCACGGTGACCCTCGAAcactctccactccctccgggggTCCACATCTCATATGAATCTCAGTGTGGGGATCCTgagaagagggagagtgaggcTGGGGACCAGGGGCAGTGCAACCACGTCCGAACCAACCAGACG GTGAATTTTTTGGTTACTCTCCAAGCTACCCGCTGCTTCTCAGAGCCCCATTTTCTGAAGCTGCGAGCCCTTGGCTTCTCAGAAGAGCTGATTGTGGAGTTGCACATGCTGTGTGATTGTAACTGCGGGGACAcccagccccaggctccccactgcagTGATGGCCAGGGGCTCCTACAATGCGGGGTATGCAG CTGTGCCCCCGGCCGCCTGGGTCGACTCTGTGAATGCTCTGAGGCTGAGCTGTCCTCCCCGGATCTGGAATCTGGGTGCCGGGCCCCCAACGGGACGGGGCCCTTGTGCAGCGGGAAGGGACGGTGTCATTGTGGACGCTGCAGCTGCAGTGGACAGAGCTCCGGGCGTCTGTGCGAGTGTGACGACGCTAGCTGTGAGCGCCACGAGGGCGTCCTCTGTGGAG GCTTTGGCCGCTGCCGATGTGGATTGTGTCACTGTTACGCCAACCACACGGGCAGAGCGTGCGAGTGCAGTGGGGACACGGACCGCTGTATCAGTCCCGACGGCAATCTCTGCAGTGGGCACGGACGCTGCAAGTGCAACCGCTGCCAGTGCTCGGACGGCCACTTCGGCGCCCTCTGTGAGCAGTGCCCAGGCTGCGAGACGTCCTGTGAGAGATACAG GGACTGTGCAGAGTGTGGGGCCTTTGGGACTGGTCCCCTGGCCCTCAACTGCAGCAGGGCTTGTGCCTCTGCCAACGTGACTCTGACTTTGGCCCCTATCCTGGATGATGGCTGGTGCAAAGAGAGGACCCTGGACAACCAGCTGTTCTTCTTCCTGGTGGAGGAGGAAGCCGAAGACAAGGTCGTGCTGAGAGTGAGACCCCAAGAGA GAGTAGATCACACCCAGGCCATCGTGCTGGGCTGCATGGGGGGCATCGTGGCGGTGGGCTTGGGGATAGTCCTGGCTTACCGGCTTTCTGTGGAAATCTACGATCGCCGAGAATACAGGCGCTTTGAGAAGGAGCGGCAGCAGCTCAACTGGAAGCAG gacaGCAATCCTCTCTACAGAAGTGCCATCACGACCACGGTCAACCCCCACTTTCAGGAGGCAAGGAGTCCCCTTCTCTGA
- the ITGB7 gene encoding integrin beta-7 isoform X1: MQPAMVALSMVLVFLLVLSRGESELDAKISSPEKATEWRDPEPPLQGSCQPASSCRECILSHPSCAWCKQLNFTASGLAEERRCGRRQELLARGCPPGELEEPRGRLEVLQDQPLGPGTRGEGATQLAPQRLRVTLRPGEPQRLRVSFLRAEGYPVDLYYLMDLSYSMKDDLERVRQLGHALLLRLQEVTHSVRIGFGSFVDKTVLPFVSTVPSKLRHPCPTRLERCQPPFSFHHVLSLTGDAEAFEREVGRQSVSGNLDSPEGGFDAILQAALCQERIGWRNVSRLLVFTSDDTFHTAGDGKLGGIFMPSDGHCHLDSNGLYSRSPEFDYPSVGQVAQALSAANIQPIFAVTSATLPVYQELSKLIPKSAVGELSEDSSNVVQLIMDAYNSLSSTVTLEHSPLPPGVHISYESQCGDPEKRESEAGDQGQCNHVRTNQTVNFLVTLQATRCFSEPHFLKLRALGFSEELIVELHMLCDCNCGDTQPQAPHCSDGQGLLQCGVCSCAPGRLGRLCECSEAELSSPDLESGCRAPNGTGPLCSGKGRCHCGRCSCSGQSSGRLCECDDASCERHEGVLCGGTCRLWEKSGGAEWLPWVFRLWELHGPKGRYRGFLCRSCRCLAHLGGNWMHRSRPALGSPWWHVMPVCEEYGCQPVRGSAPGFGRCRCGLCHCYANHTGRACECSGDTDRCISPDGNLCSGHGRCKCNRCQCSDGHFGALCEQCPGCETSCERYRDCAECGAFGTGPLALNCSRACASANVTLTLAPILDDGWCKERTLDNQLFFFLVEEEAEDKVVLRVRPQERVDHTQAIVLGCMGGIVAVGLGIVLAYRLSVEIYDRREYRRFEKERQQLNWKQDSNPLYRSAITTTVNPHFQEARSPLL; the protein is encoded by the exons AACTTCACCGCGTCGGGGCTGGCCGAGGAGCGGCGCTGCGGCCGGCGACAGGAGCTGCTGGCCCGCGGCTGCCCCCCGGGGGAGCTGGAGGAGCCCCGCGGCCGGCTGGAGGTGCTGCAGGACCAGCCGCTGGGCCCGGGCACCCGCGGCGAGGGGGCCACGCAGCTGGCGCCGCAGCGGCTCCGGGTCACGCTGCGGCCCG GGGAGCCGCAGCGGCTCCGCGTGAGCTTCCTGCGGGCCGAGGGGTACCCGGTCGACCTGTACTACCTCATGGACCTGAGCTACTCCATGAAGGACGACCTGGAGCGCGTGCGCCAGCTCGGGCACGCCCTGCTGCTGCGGCTGCAGGAGGTCACGCACTCGGTGCGCATCG GCTTTGGCTCCTTCGTGGACAAAACGGTGCTGCCCTTCGTGAGCACGGTGCCCTCCAAACTTcgccacccctgccccacccggCTGGAGCGCTGCCAGCCCCCCTTCAGCTTTCACCATGTGCTGTCCCTGACCGGGGATGCGGAGGCCTTCGAGCGGGAGGTGGGGCGCCAGAGCGTGTCTGGCAACCTGGACTCCCCCGAAGGTGGCTTCGATGCCATTCTGCAGGCTGCACTCTGCCAG GAGCGGATTGGCTGGAGAAATGTGTCCCGGCTGCTGGTGTTCACTTCAGATGACACATTCCACACGGCTGGGGATGGGAAGTTGGGTGGCATTTTCATGCCCAGCGACGGGCACTGCCACTTGGACAGCAATGGCCTCTATAGTCGCAGCCCAGAGTTT GACTACCCGTCTGTGGGTCAGGTAGCCCAGGCCCTGTCTGCGGCAAACATCCAGCCCATCTTTGCTGTCACCAGTGCCACGCTGCCTGTCTACCAG GAGCTGAGTAAGCTGATTCCTAAGTCTGCAGTGGGGGAGTTGAGCGAGGATTCCAGCAACGTGGTGCAGCTCATCATGGATGCTTATAAT AGCCTGTCATCCACGGTGACCCTCGAAcactctccactccctccgggggTCCACATCTCATATGAATCTCAGTGTGGGGATCCTgagaagagggagagtgaggcTGGGGACCAGGGGCAGTGCAACCACGTCCGAACCAACCAGACG GTGAATTTTTTGGTTACTCTCCAAGCTACCCGCTGCTTCTCAGAGCCCCATTTTCTGAAGCTGCGAGCCCTTGGCTTCTCAGAAGAGCTGATTGTGGAGTTGCACATGCTGTGTGATTGTAACTGCGGGGACAcccagccccaggctccccactgcagTGATGGCCAGGGGCTCCTACAATGCGGGGTATGCAG CTGTGCCCCCGGCCGCCTGGGTCGACTCTGTGAATGCTCTGAGGCTGAGCTGTCCTCCCCGGATCTGGAATCTGGGTGCCGGGCCCCCAACGGGACGGGGCCCTTGTGCAGCGGGAAGGGACGGTGTCATTGTGGACGCTGCAGCTGCAGTGGACAGAGCTCCGGGCGTCTGTGCGAGTGTGACGACGCTAGCTGTGAGCGCCACGAGGGCGTCCTCTGTGGAGGTACCTGCAGACTTTGGGAGAAGAGTGGGGGCGCAGAGTGGCTCCCATGGGTATTTAGGCTCTGGGAACTTCATGGCCCTAAGGGCAGGTATCGAGGGTTCTTGTGTAGGAGTTGCAGGTGCCTGGCCCACTTGGGAGGGAACTGGATGCACAGGAGCAGACCAGCTCTAGGCAGCCCGTGGTGGCACGTGATGCCAGTGTGTGAAGAGTATGGGTGTCAGCCTGTGCGTGGCTCTGCCCCAGGCTTTGGCCGCTGCCGATGTGGATTGTGTCACTGTTACGCCAACCACACGGGCAGAGCGTGCGAGTGCAGTGGGGACACGGACCGCTGTATCAGTCCCGACGGCAATCTCTGCAGTGGGCACGGACGCTGCAAGTGCAACCGCTGCCAGTGCTCGGACGGCCACTTCGGCGCCCTCTGTGAGCAGTGCCCAGGCTGCGAGACGTCCTGTGAGAGATACAG GGACTGTGCAGAGTGTGGGGCCTTTGGGACTGGTCCCCTGGCCCTCAACTGCAGCAGGGCTTGTGCCTCTGCCAACGTGACTCTGACTTTGGCCCCTATCCTGGATGATGGCTGGTGCAAAGAGAGGACCCTGGACAACCAGCTGTTCTTCTTCCTGGTGGAGGAGGAAGCCGAAGACAAGGTCGTGCTGAGAGTGAGACCCCAAGAGA GAGTAGATCACACCCAGGCCATCGTGCTGGGCTGCATGGGGGGCATCGTGGCGGTGGGCTTGGGGATAGTCCTGGCTTACCGGCTTTCTGTGGAAATCTACGATCGCCGAGAATACAGGCGCTTTGAGAAGGAGCGGCAGCAGCTCAACTGGAAGCAG gacaGCAATCCTCTCTACAGAAGTGCCATCACGACCACGGTCAACCCCCACTTTCAGGAGGCAAGGAGTCCCCTTCTCTGA